In Pyramidobacter piscolens W5455, a genomic segment contains:
- a CDS encoding GntR family transcriptional regulator has protein sequence MPIPQRKQKFIRESAKEKIYRTLQSWIVNGTMKPGERISDQEIAEYFDVSRTPVREALQRLSEQGLVYVEPSKGTHVSPLDENNTFTIYEALALLSGCAARLACQKQKNGDIQKLRELNAVFQKAIEAGENQKLATFDNQFHGYLLEMADNAYISDIIYTLTLHANRCENLYFERGPDKMASVREHNAIIDAIEAHEPEASGRYAEENWLGFYHRRLAKIL, from the coding sequence ATGCCTATTCCTCAGAGAAAACAAAAATTCATACGCGAGAGCGCCAAAGAGAAAATCTACAGGACCCTCCAAAGCTGGATCGTCAACGGCACCATGAAGCCCGGGGAACGCATCAGCGATCAGGAAATCGCCGAGTATTTCGACGTCAGCCGCACGCCGGTGCGCGAAGCGCTGCAGCGTTTGTCGGAGCAGGGACTGGTGTATGTCGAGCCGTCGAAGGGGACGCACGTCTCCCCGCTCGACGAAAACAACACGTTCACGATCTACGAAGCGCTGGCGCTGCTTTCAGGCTGCGCGGCGCGGCTCGCCTGCCAGAAGCAGAAAAACGGCGACATACAAAAACTGCGTGAATTGAACGCCGTTTTTCAGAAAGCTATCGAAGCGGGAGAAAATCAGAAACTTGCCACCTTCGACAATCAATTCCACGGATATCTTTTGGAGATGGCTGACAACGCTTACATCTCTGATATAATATACACGTTGACGCTTCACGCCAACCGCTGCGAAAATCTGTATTTTGAGAGAGGCCCCGACAAGATGGCGTCCGTACGCGAGCACAACGCCATCATCGACGCCATCGAAGCGCACGAGCCGGAGGCAAGCGGCCGTTACGCCGAAGAAAACTGGCTCGGCTTTTACCACCGGCGTCTCGCCAAGATACTGTAA